A single region of the Methylocystis echinoides genome encodes:
- a CDS encoding acetolactate synthase 3 large subunit, producing the protein MSKEMTGAEMVVEALKDQGVEILFGYPGGAVLPIYDVLFHQEKVKHILVRHEQGAAHAAEGYARSSGKVGVLLVTSGPGATNTITGLTDALMDSIPLVCITGQVPTHLIGSDAFQECDTVGITRHCTKHNYLVKNIADLPRVLHEAFYVAMSGRPGPVVIDIPKDVQFARGVYTPPRGAPHKTYQPKLDADMEQIREAVRMMAHAKRPIFYTGGGVVNSGPAASALLRELVSLTGFPITSTLMGLGAYPGSGANWLGMLGMHGTYEANNAMHDCDLMIAVGARFDDRITGRLDAFSPGSKKIHIDIDRSSINKNVKVDLAIVGDCGHVLEALVRTWRAEAMHAEKQPLDHWWAQINEWRAKKSLAYRASDTTIKPQYAVQRLYALTKDRDSYITTEVGQHQMWAAQHYHFEEPNRWMTSGGLGTMGYGLPAAIGAQLAHPNALVVDIAGEASILMNIQEMSTAIQYRLPVKVFILNNEYMGMVRQWQELLHGGRYSHSYSEALPDFVKLAEAFGGKGIRCSDPRLLDAAIQEMLDYDGPVIFDCLVDKVENCFPMIPSGKAHNDMLLADLSDDAGVDIGAIIDEKGKMLV; encoded by the coding sequence ATGTCGAAGGAAATGACCGGCGCAGAAATGGTTGTCGAAGCCCTGAAGGATCAGGGCGTCGAGATTCTTTTCGGCTATCCGGGCGGCGCGGTTCTTCCGATCTACGACGTGCTCTTCCATCAGGAGAAGGTGAAGCACATTCTCGTGCGTCACGAGCAGGGCGCGGCGCATGCCGCCGAGGGCTATGCCCGCTCCTCCGGCAAGGTCGGCGTGCTGCTCGTCACCTCCGGCCCCGGCGCCACGAATACGATCACCGGCCTCACCGACGCGCTGATGGATTCGATCCCGCTCGTCTGCATCACCGGCCAGGTGCCGACGCATCTCATCGGCTCCGACGCCTTTCAGGAATGCGACACGGTGGGCATCACCCGCCACTGCACCAAGCACAATTATCTCGTGAAGAACATCGCCGATCTGCCGCGCGTGCTGCACGAGGCCTTTTACGTCGCAATGTCGGGTCGTCCGGGCCCGGTCGTCATCGACATTCCCAAGGACGTGCAATTCGCGCGCGGCGTTTATACGCCGCCGCGCGGCGCGCCGCACAAGACCTATCAGCCCAAGCTCGACGCCGACATGGAGCAGATCCGCGAGGCGGTGCGGATGATGGCGCACGCCAAGCGCCCGATCTTCTACACCGGCGGCGGCGTGGTCAATTCCGGTCCGGCGGCCTCGGCGCTGCTGCGCGAACTGGTGAGCCTCACCGGCTTTCCCATCACCTCGACGCTGATGGGTCTCGGCGCCTATCCCGGCTCCGGCGCCAACTGGCTCGGCATGCTCGGCATGCACGGCACCTATGAGGCCAACAACGCCATGCACGACTGCGATCTGATGATCGCCGTCGGCGCGCGCTTCGACGACCGCATCACCGGCCGTCTCGACGCCTTCTCGCCGGGCTCGAAGAAGATCCACATCGACATTGACCGCTCGTCGATCAACAAGAACGTCAAGGTCGATCTCGCCATTGTCGGCGATTGCGGTCATGTGCTGGAGGCGCTGGTGCGCACCTGGCGCGCCGAGGCCATGCACGCCGAGAAGCAGCCGCTCGATCACTGGTGGGCGCAGATCAACGAATGGCGCGCGAAGAAATCGCTCGCCTATCGCGCCTCCGACACCACCATCAAGCCGCAATACGCCGTGCAGCGCCTCTATGCGCTGACCAAGGACCGCGACTCCTACATCACCACGGAAGTCGGCCAGCATCAGATGTGGGCCGCGCAGCATTATCATTTCGAGGAGCCCAATCGCTGGATGACGTCCGGCGGCCTCGGCACCATGGGCTATGGCCTGCCGGCGGCGATCGGCGCCCAGCTCGCGCATCCCAATGCGCTCGTCGTGGACATCGCCGGCGAAGCGTCGATCCTCATGAACATTCAGGAGATGTCGACGGCGATCCAGTATCGGCTGCCGGTGAAGGTCTTCATCCTCAACAACGAATATATGGGCATGGTGCGCCAGTGGCAGGAACTGCTGCATGGCGGGCGCTATTCGCACAGCTATTCGGAGGCGCTGCCCGACTTCGTGAAGCTCGCGGAAGCCTTCGGCGGCAAGGGCATCCGTTGTTCGGACCCCAGGCTCCTCGACGCCGCGATTCAGGAAATGCTCGATTACGACGGGCCGGTGATCTTCGACTGCCTTGTCGACAAGGTCGAGAACTGCTTCCCGATGATCCCCTCGGGCAAGGCGCACAACGACATGCTGCTCGCCGATCTTTCGGACGATGCGGGCGTCGATATCGGCGCGATCATCGACGAAAAGGGCAAGATGCTGGTTTAG
- a CDS encoding cation:proton antiporter domain-containing protein has product MTASINIPVYSDALVVLGTAGVVVPLVRYLGLNPVLGYLGAGALLGPLGLGSFITQIPALYWVTVVDAENVRGIADLGVVFLLFLIGLELSFDRLLSMRRLVFGLGGLQFVISALALSGVIAATGPAPATALILGSCLALSSTAVVLEVLSQRGALMTGTGRVSFSILLAQDLAVIPILMFISLLGSHAEGSLASSVGHAFLNAATAVGVIVLIGRAVLRPLFRIVGAVQSPELLTAATLFVIIGTGVLAAVAGLSMALGAFVAGLLLAETEYRKAVEAIVEPFKGLLLGIFFFTVGMDLDVRDVARDPLAIMAVVIGLIALKAIIIILLARAFRLPWRVALETGLLLGPGGEFAFVAIGLAEALGLLSHELASFVEVVTSLTMMLIPALSLLAERLDRKWGDRPRGLSQTLETRPGPRSGHAIVVGHGRVGKVVTAFLREHGLPYVATDRDANAVTEDRASGLDVFFGDARQAAFLRACGLMEASAIIVTIGSRTTVDAVVLRVRELRPDIQIVARARDTEHARHLYSIGVTDAVPETVEASLQISEAALVGLGIPAGHVIASVHEKRDRFRAELQRAANDAAQAAGAEPAPEGAPRTSPGGRLLASVLRRLASAGVISGRSTGGGF; this is encoded by the coding sequence GTGACCGCCTCAATCAATATCCCCGTCTACAGCGACGCTCTCGTGGTTCTTGGAACCGCGGGCGTCGTGGTGCCGCTCGTGCGGTATCTGGGGCTCAATCCGGTGCTTGGCTATCTCGGCGCCGGGGCGCTGCTGGGTCCGCTCGGACTCGGCTCCTTCATCACGCAGATTCCCGCGCTCTACTGGGTTACGGTCGTCGACGCCGAAAATGTTCGGGGAATAGCCGATCTCGGCGTCGTTTTTCTTCTGTTTCTGATCGGGCTGGAACTGTCGTTCGACAGGCTCCTCTCCATGCGGCGGCTCGTCTTCGGCCTCGGGGGGCTGCAGTTCGTCATCAGCGCGCTCGCGCTCTCCGGCGTGATCGCGGCGACCGGGCCGGCGCCGGCGACCGCGCTCATCCTGGGGTCGTGCCTGGCGCTGTCATCGACCGCCGTCGTTCTCGAGGTTCTGTCGCAGCGGGGCGCGCTCATGACCGGAACAGGCCGGGTCAGCTTCTCGATCCTGCTCGCCCAGGATCTGGCGGTCATCCCCATCCTGATGTTCATTTCCCTGCTGGGGTCGCACGCCGAGGGCTCGCTCGCGTCAAGCGTCGGCCACGCCTTTCTGAACGCCGCCACCGCCGTCGGCGTCATCGTTCTCATCGGGCGGGCCGTCCTCAGGCCCCTCTTCCGGATCGTGGGCGCGGTGCAGTCGCCGGAACTGCTGACCGCGGCGACGCTTTTCGTCATCATCGGCACCGGCGTGCTCGCCGCCGTCGCGGGCCTGTCCATGGCGCTCGGCGCCTTTGTCGCGGGCTTGTTGCTGGCGGAAACCGAGTACCGCAAGGCTGTCGAGGCGATTGTCGAGCCCTTCAAGGGACTGTTGCTCGGCATTTTCTTCTTCACGGTGGGCATGGACCTCGATGTGCGCGACGTCGCCCGCGATCCGCTGGCCATCATGGCTGTCGTCATCGGCCTCATCGCGCTCAAGGCGATCATCATTATTCTGCTGGCGCGGGCCTTCCGACTGCCCTGGCGCGTGGCTCTGGAGACCGGCCTCCTTCTGGGTCCCGGCGGCGAGTTTGCTTTCGTGGCGATCGGGCTGGCGGAGGCGCTGGGGCTGCTCTCCCATGAGCTGGCGTCCTTCGTCGAGGTCGTGACGTCGCTGACGATGATGCTGATCCCGGCCCTGTCGCTCCTCGCCGAGCGGCTCGATCGGAAATGGGGCGACAGGCCGCGCGGGCTGTCTCAAACCCTTGAAACGAGGCCGGGCCCACGCAGCGGCCATGCGATCGTCGTCGGACACGGGCGGGTCGGCAAGGTCGTCACCGCCTTCCTCCGCGAGCACGGCCTGCCCTATGTCGCGACGGACAGGGACGCAAACGCCGTGACCGAAGACCGGGCGAGCGGGCTCGACGTCTTTTTCGGGGACGCGCGGCAGGCCGCCTTCCTGAGGGCCTGCGGCCTCATGGAGGCGTCGGCGATCATCGTGACAATCGGGTCGCGAACCACGGTGGACGCCGTCGTGCTCCGTGTCCGTGAGCTGAGGCCCGACATCCAGATTGTGGCGCGCGCGAGGGACACGGAGCACGCCCGGCATCTTTATTCGATCGGCGTGACGGACGCCGTGCCGGAGACCGTCGAGGCGAGCCTCCAGATCTCGGAGGCCGCGCTGGTGGGGCTCGGGATTCCCGCCGGGCATGTCATCGCGTCGGTGCACGAGAAGCGCGACCGCTTTCGAGCGGAGCTCCAGCGCGCGGCGAACGACGCCGCGCAGGCGGCGGGGGCCGAGCCTGCTCCCGAAGGCGCGCCCCGGACCTCCCCCGGCGGGCGTTTGCTGGCGTCGGTCCTGCGCCGTCTCGCCAGCGCGGGCGTCATCTCCGGTCGCTCCACGGGCGGCGGCTTTTAG
- a CDS encoding TetR/AcrR family transcriptional regulator, which yields MTNCFAATLYRQVRMHVKRGYHHGSLKQALVEAGVALLAEGGPSALTLTEAARRAGVTPAAPYRHFSGRDALLAEIARQGFESFGARIEAAWDEGRPDAQSAMRAMCAAYLAFAREETGLYAAMFGQAATLADPRAGGAADHALEILWRAVVAWLQAAGAPAQGARHVALQVWALAHGVAMLTISGHFDAGRTADPAAVLDGAVAGVMAAAAGKGRPVS from the coding sequence ATGACGAATTGCTTCGCGGCGACGCTGTACCGGCAGGTCCGCATGCATGTGAAGCGGGGCTATCATCACGGTTCGCTGAAACAGGCGCTGGTCGAGGCGGGGGTCGCGCTTCTCGCCGAGGGGGGCCCATCCGCGCTCACGCTGACCGAAGCCGCCCGCCGCGCGGGCGTCACGCCGGCCGCGCCCTATCGCCATTTCTCGGGCCGTGATGCGCTGCTCGCCGAAATCGCCCGGCAGGGGTTCGAGAGCTTCGGCGCGCGCATCGAGGCGGCTTGGGACGAGGGTCGCCCCGACGCGCAATCGGCCATGCGCGCCATGTGCGCGGCCTACCTTGCGTTCGCGCGCGAGGAGACGGGACTTTACGCCGCCATGTTCGGCCAGGCGGCGACGCTCGCCGATCCGCGGGCCGGCGGCGCGGCCGATCATGCGCTGGAAATTCTGTGGCGGGCGGTCGTCGCCTGGCTTCAGGCGGCTGGCGCGCCCGCGCAGGGCGCGCGCCATGTGGCGCTGCAGGTATGGGCGCTCGCCCATGGCGTCGCCATGCTGACGATTTCGGGGCATTTCGACGCGGGCCGGACCGCCGACCCGGCCGCCGTGCTCGACGGCGCCGTCGCTGGCGTGATGGCCGCGGCGGCAGGAAAGGGGAGGCCGGTTTCGTAG
- a CDS encoding nuclear transport factor 2 family protein, producing MMHGAGGQAPRAAEREARRRVHELVQLRMAGQIDLLMDYVVEDVELRYNCSKVGIFPVGFWQGQSALREYLRRTDIDYEPLSAEVQDIFVEGDRTAVRWTGRFRRRANGRVYEIDLAHFIRWRKDRVARLDEFIDDHAVSRAAGPLQSFEDMIDPPGPGLSRDEMARRLMALGNFSRSGPDIDLFRRYCAPDVVSEFVGDRNAIFYAGRHRGIEALTNIIGAINIDFEQVGCTTPEMVVDGSGAAARRTVEWRHRGTGLRGLVELADFVRFRNGLIVELVEFRDSVALLQMQG from the coding sequence ATGATGCATGGAGCGGGCGGGCAGGCCCCGCGGGCCGCCGAGCGGGAGGCGCGTCGTCGCGTCCACGAACTTGTCCAGCTGCGTATGGCCGGCCAGATCGATTTGCTGATGGACTACGTCGTCGAGGACGTCGAGCTTCGATACAATTGCTCGAAAGTCGGTATTTTCCCGGTTGGCTTCTGGCAGGGGCAGTCGGCGCTGCGCGAGTATCTGCGGCGCACCGACATCGATTACGAGCCGCTTTCCGCCGAGGTGCAGGACATCTTCGTCGAGGGGGACCGCACGGCGGTGCGCTGGACCGGGCGTTTCCGTCGCCGGGCCAATGGGCGGGTCTATGAGATCGACCTCGCCCATTTCATCCGCTGGCGAAAGGACCGGGTCGCCCGGCTGGACGAATTCATCGACGATCACGCGGTTTCCCGCGCCGCCGGCCCGCTGCAGAGCTTCGAGGACATGATCGATCCGCCGGGGCCCGGCCTCTCCCGCGACGAAATGGCGCGGCGTCTCATGGCGCTCGGCAATTTCTCGCGCTCCGGCCCGGACATCGACCTGTTCCGGCGCTATTGCGCGCCCGACGTGGTCAGTGAATTCGTCGGCGACCGCAACGCCATCTTCTACGCCGGCCGCCATCGCGGCATCGAGGCGCTGACGAATATCATCGGCGCGATCAACATCGACTTCGAGCAGGTCGGCTGCACGACGCCGGAAATGGTGGTCGACGGAAGCGGCGCCGCCGCGCGCCGCACGGTCGAATGGCGCCATCGCGGCACCGGCCTGCGCGGCCTGGTCGAGCTGGCCGATTTCGTGCGCTTCCGGAACGGGCTGATCGTCGAACTCGTCGAGTTCCGAGACAGCGTCGCGCTCCTGCAGATGCAGGGCTGA
- a CDS encoding outer membrane protein, which translates to MIEKKLSACLVALAALSAVPAAKAADLPARKAPPPVAAAPLFTWTGFHLGYNRGYGGAVYEANAALAAPPAGWASQTFDHASGWVTGLQAGYDRHLSNDVVLGVETDLQWSDIQSSHQAATATSNPFLAAAANTSQSLEWFGTTRARLGYSFGRLLPYVTGGVAYGETSVQSLQMLPGLAMGVSRRAGGVGFAAGAGLDVALSDRLSARAEYLYLQLPGVAGIAAGVAPASPALVGAYQTGTIGANLVRGGLNYRFAGVNDLLPAAPSGDLLTTVKGMLFEEPALDWTSFYAGVNGGYGGNVLNLTTSSSSPGFAQVTNLSDRSGGGVAGGQVGYQFQFARRFVLGVESDAHWSGVTASHQETAFGAGVFSAGAAYGMDWFGTTRARLGLARASSLLFVTGGVAYGGVSVAGGPAGPFLAGANATQFGWTVGSGTEYALTDKLSLKADYLYVSLNGVSGRAAAGSLAESFSTGSIATHVTRVGLNWRFASFGH; encoded by the coding sequence ATGATTGAGAAGAAACTGTCCGCCTGTCTGGTCGCGCTCGCGGCCCTTTCCGCTGTTCCGGCGGCGAAAGCGGCGGATCTTCCCGCGCGAAAGGCGCCCCCGCCGGTCGCGGCGGCGCCGCTCTTCACCTGGACAGGGTTCCATCTGGGCTACAACCGGGGCTATGGCGGCGCCGTGTATGAGGCCAACGCCGCCCTCGCCGCGCCGCCGGCCGGCTGGGCGAGCCAGACCTTCGACCACGCCAGCGGCTGGGTCACCGGTCTGCAGGCGGGCTACGACCGACATTTGAGCAATGACGTCGTGCTCGGCGTCGAGACCGACCTGCAATGGAGCGACATCCAGTCGTCCCACCAGGCGGCGACCGCGACCTCCAATCCCTTCCTGGCCGCGGCCGCCAACACCAGCCAGAGCCTCGAATGGTTCGGCACGACGCGCGCGCGGCTGGGCTATTCCTTCGGCCGCCTGCTTCCCTATGTGACGGGCGGCGTCGCCTATGGCGAAACCTCTGTGCAGAGCCTGCAGATGCTTCCCGGCCTCGCCATGGGGGTCTCGCGGCGCGCCGGCGGCGTCGGTTTCGCGGCGGGCGCGGGGCTCGACGTGGCGCTCTCCGACAGGCTCTCGGCGCGGGCCGAATATCTCTATCTGCAACTGCCGGGCGTCGCCGGCATCGCGGCGGGCGTCGCGCCCGCGAGCCCGGCGCTCGTGGGCGCCTACCAGACCGGAACGATCGGGGCCAATCTCGTGCGCGGCGGCCTGAATTATCGTTTCGCCGGCGTCAATGATCTCCTCCCCGCCGCGCCGAGCGGCGATCTCCTGACCACGGTCAAGGGCATGCTGTTCGAGGAACCGGCGCTCGACTGGACGAGCTTTTATGCGGGCGTGAACGGCGGCTACGGCGGCAATGTGCTCAATCTCACGACCTCCTCCAGTTCTCCCGGCTTCGCGCAGGTGACCAATCTGAGCGACCGTTCCGGCGGCGGGGTCGCCGGCGGGCAGGTGGGCTATCAGTTCCAGTTCGCCCGCCGCTTCGTGCTGGGCGTCGAATCGGACGCCCACTGGAGCGGCGTCACCGCCTCGCATCAGGAGACCGCTTTCGGCGCGGGCGTGTTTTCCGCCGGGGCCGCCTATGGCATGGACTGGTTCGGCACGACCCGCGCGCGGCTCGGCCTCGCCCGGGCGTCGTCGCTGCTCTTCGTGACGGGCGGCGTCGCCTATGGCGGCGTGAGCGTCGCCGGCGGGCCGGCCGGCCCGTTCCTTGCCGGCGCCAACGCCACGCAATTCGGCTGGACCGTCGGCTCCGGGACCGAATACGCCCTGACCGACAAATTGTCGCTCAAGGCGGATTATCTCTATGTGAGCCTCAATGGCGTTTCCGGCCGGGCGGCGGCCGGGTCCCTCGCCGAGAGTTTCTCCACCGGATCCATCGCCACCCATGTGACCCGCGTGGGGTTGAACTGGCGTTTCGCCTCCTTCGGGCATTGA
- a CDS encoding nuclear transport factor 2 family protein — translation MPDGESRAVKLSATEIRFIIGELLDARISRQYDRFLSFVDPAVVLTCHSWREGVLGPNVWPGSDGLRNLFVRTDENYLPVDFEILDILVDGDRAAVRWRGDWRRHDNGRVYTNDAAHFLRWENGRVIEMHEFFDAHCQSTPSCACTPGFEALLTPRPSGILPDEMRRRARRLLHFQIGRPEPDLLREWFSPDVVCEFIGDRARTPYAGRHAGLETLLGIIRSVHVDFDQRPLALSDLLIEDERAACWRHVEWRHRGTGRVGVSELADFVKFDNGLVIELIEFRDTVSLLRMQD, via the coding sequence ATGCCGGATGGAGAGAGCCGCGCCGTCAAACTGAGCGCGACGGAAATTCGTTTCATCATCGGCGAACTGCTCGACGCGCGCATCAGCCGTCAATATGACCGTTTCCTTTCCTTCGTCGATCCCGCGGTCGTCCTGACCTGCCATAGCTGGCGCGAAGGCGTGCTTGGCCCCAATGTCTGGCCCGGCTCGGACGGCCTGCGCAATCTCTTCGTCCGGACCGACGAAAACTATCTTCCGGTCGACTTCGAGATCCTCGACATCCTCGTCGACGGCGACCGCGCCGCGGTGCGCTGGCGCGGCGACTGGCGCCGCCATGACAATGGCCGCGTCTACACCAATGACGCCGCGCATTTCCTGCGCTGGGAGAATGGCCGCGTCATCGAGATGCACGAGTTCTTCGACGCCCATTGCCAGTCGACGCCGTCCTGCGCCTGTACGCCGGGCTTTGAAGCCCTGCTGACGCCCCGGCCCTCGGGGATTCTCCCCGATGAAATGCGCCGCCGCGCCCGCCGGCTGCTGCATTTCCAGATCGGCCGGCCCGAACCCGATCTGCTGCGTGAGTGGTTTTCGCCCGATGTCGTTTGCGAATTCATCGGCGACCGCGCCCGCACGCCTTACGCCGGGCGCCATGCCGGACTCGAGACCCTTCTGGGAATCATACGAAGCGTTCATGTGGATTTCGACCAGCGTCCGCTGGCGCTTTCCGACCTCCTCATCGAGGACGAGCGCGCCGCCTGCTGGCGCCATGTCGAATGGCGCCACCGCGGCACTGGACGCGTCGGCGTTTCGGAGCTCGCCGATTTCGTCAAATTCGATAATGGCTTGGTCATCGAGCTCATCGAGTTCCGCGACACTGTCTCATTGTTGCGCATGCAGGACTGA
- the ilvC gene encoding ketol-acid reductoisomerase — protein MRVYYDRDADINLIKGKKVAIIGYGSQGFAHALNLKESGVPEIAIGLRPGSSSAAKAEGAGLKVMSVPEAAKWADVVMMLTPDELQGDIYANELAPNLKQGAALLFAHGLNIHFNLIEPRKDLDVMMIAPKGPGHTVRGEYLKGGGVPCLVAVHQDASGNAKDIALSYASAIGGGKAGIIETSFREECETDLFGEQVVLCGGLVELIRNGFETLVEAGYAPEMAYFECLHEVKLIVDLIYEGGIANMNYSVSNTAEYGEYVTGPRIITPSTKAEMKRVLEDIQSGKFTRDWMLENKVSQTSFKATRARNAAHPIEEVGARLRAMMPWIGKNKLVDKDRN, from the coding sequence ATGCGCGTTTATTACGATCGGGACGCCGACATCAATCTGATCAAGGGCAAGAAGGTCGCCATCATCGGCTACGGCAGCCAGGGCTTCGCCCACGCGCTGAACCTGAAGGAGAGCGGCGTTCCGGAGATCGCGATCGGCCTGCGTCCCGGCTCGTCATCCGCCGCCAAGGCCGAGGGCGCCGGCCTCAAGGTCATGTCCGTGCCGGAGGCCGCCAAATGGGCCGACGTCGTCATGATGCTGACGCCCGACGAACTCCAGGGCGACATCTACGCCAATGAGCTGGCCCCCAATCTCAAGCAGGGCGCCGCGCTGCTCTTCGCCCATGGCCTCAACATCCACTTCAACCTCATCGAGCCGCGCAAGGACCTCGACGTGATGATGATCGCGCCGAAGGGCCCCGGCCACACGGTGCGCGGCGAATATCTCAAGGGCGGCGGCGTGCCCTGCCTCGTCGCGGTCCATCAGGACGCCTCGGGCAACGCCAAGGACATTGCGCTGTCGTATGCGTCGGCGATCGGCGGCGGCAAGGCCGGCATCATCGAGACGAGCTTCCGCGAGGAATGCGAAACCGATCTCTTCGGCGAGCAGGTCGTGCTCTGCGGCGGCCTCGTCGAGCTGATCCGCAATGGCTTCGAGACGCTGGTCGAGGCCGGCTATGCGCCGGAAATGGCCTATTTCGAGTGCCTGCACGAAGTGAAGCTCATCGTCGACCTCATCTATGAGGGCGGCATCGCCAACATGAATTACTCGGTCTCCAACACGGCCGAATATGGCGAATATGTCACCGGCCCGCGCATCATCACCCCGTCCACCAAGGCCGAGATGAAGCGCGTCCTCGAGGACATCCAGTCCGGCAAGTTCACGCGCGACTGGATGCTCGAGAACAAGGTCAGCCAGACCTCGTTCAAGGCGACCCGCGCGCGCAACGCCGCGCATCCGATCGAGGAAGTCGGCGCGCGGCTTCGCGCCATGATGCCGTGGATTGGCAAGAACAAGCTGGTCGACAAGGACCGTAACTGA
- a CDS encoding YebC/PmpR family DNA-binding transcriptional regulator, translating to MAGHSQFKNIMHKKGKQDAIRSKLFSKLAREITVAAKAGLPDPNMNARLRAAILAAKAENMPKDNIERAIKKASGADAENYDEVRYEGYAPGGVAVIIEALTDNRNRTAGEVRSYFTKAGGALAETGAVSFMFDRVGLIAFDRKVASEDAMMEAAIEAGADDVSSTEEEHEIITSIESLREVAKALEEKFGDSKKAALVWRPQNTIKVDDEAGEKILKLVGTLEDNDDVQTVYANFEISDALMAKLAG from the coding sequence ATGGCCGGGCATAGTCAGTTCAAGAACATTATGCACAAGAAGGGCAAGCAGGACGCGATCCGCTCCAAGCTCTTCTCCAAGCTCGCCCGCGAAATCACCGTCGCCGCGAAGGCGGGCCTGCCCGATCCCAACATGAACGCGCGCCTGCGCGCCGCAATTCTCGCCGCCAAGGCCGAGAACATGCCCAAGGACAATATCGAGCGCGCCATCAAGAAGGCCTCCGGCGCCGATGCGGAGAACTATGACGAAGTGCGCTACGAGGGCTATGCGCCCGGCGGCGTCGCCGTCATCATCGAGGCGCTGACCGACAACCGCAACCGCACCGCTGGCGAGGTTCGCTCCTACTTCACCAAGGCGGGCGGGGCGCTCGCCGAGACCGGCGCCGTCTCCTTCATGTTCGACCGCGTCGGGCTGATCGCCTTCGACCGGAAGGTCGCCTCCGAAGACGCCATGATGGAAGCCGCCATCGAGGCCGGCGCCGATGACGTCTCCTCCACGGAGGAGGAACACGAGATCATCACCTCGATCGAAAGCCTGCGCGAGGTGGCGAAGGCGCTGGAAGAGAAGTTCGGCGACTCGAAAAAGGCGGCGCTGGTCTGGCGGCCGCAGAACACGATCAAGGTCGACGACGAGGCGGGCGAGAAAATCCTCAAGCTCGTCGGCACGCTGGAAGACAATGACGACGTGCAGACCGTCTACGCGAATTTCGAGATTTCCGACGCGCTGATGGCCAAGCTCGCGGGGTAA
- a CDS encoding glutathione S-transferase family protein yields the protein MLTLYYHPGACSLAAHIALEWIGAPYKTIEVEFGDKDYLKINPAGAVPALDDGAGWVLTQDAAILRFLARRHPDAGLAIEGDEKAQAEADRWSFFITGDLHPAFFPLFVPNRYTRAREKEAFDDIRAAAKALTHRKFALVDAHLTNRRFFLGEKRSYLDAYVFPMERWARTLLDDGLAAFPAVRAHHDMMAADPAVQKALAAEGA from the coding sequence ATGCTCACGCTCTACTATCACCCCGGCGCCTGCTCGCTCGCCGCCCATATCGCCCTCGAATGGATCGGCGCGCCTTACAAGACCATAGAGGTCGAATTCGGCGACAAGGACTATCTGAAGATCAACCCCGCCGGCGCCGTCCCGGCGCTCGACGACGGCGCGGGCTGGGTGCTCACCCAGGACGCCGCCATTCTGCGCTTCCTCGCCCGCCGCCATCCCGACGCCGGGCTCGCCATCGAGGGCGACGAGAAGGCGCAGGCCGAGGCGGATCGCTGGAGCTTCTTCATCACCGGCGATCTGCATCCGGCCTTCTTCCCGCTCTTCGTCCCCAACCGTTACACGCGGGCGCGGGAGAAGGAGGCCTTCGACGACATCCGCGCCGCCGCCAAGGCGCTGACGCACAGGAAATTCGCCCTCGTCGACGCCCATTTGACCAACCGACGCTTTTTTCTGGGCGAGAAGCGCAGCTATCTCGACGCCTATGTCTTCCCCATGGAGCGCTGGGCGCGGACCCTGCTCGACGACGGGCTCGCCGCATTCCCGGCGGTGCGCGCCCATCACGACATGATGGCGGCGGACCCCGCCGTGCAGAAGGCGCTGGCGGCGGAAGGGGCGTGA
- the ilvN gene encoding acetolactate synthase small subunit: MNAPATPPSPYSASTQSSKVESHTLSVLVDNEPGVLARVVGLFSGRGYNIESLTVAEVAHAEHRSRITIVTSGAPETIDQIHHQLERIVPVRQVTDLTVSSRSLERELAMVKVRGRGDNRNDALQLAEAFRARVIDATTESFIFELTGKPEKIDEFIDLMRPIGLVEVSRTGVAAISRGPEPI, from the coding sequence ATGAACGCTCCCGCTACGCCGCCTTCTCCCTATTCCGCCTCGACGCAGAGCTCGAAGGTCGAATCGCATACGCTGTCCGTTCTGGTCGACAACGAGCCCGGCGTGCTCGCGCGGGTCGTCGGTCTGTTTTCCGGACGCGGCTACAACATCGAGAGTCTCACCGTCGCCGAAGTGGCCCATGCCGAGCATCGCTCGCGCATCACCATCGTCACCTCGGGCGCGCCGGAGACGATCGACCAGATTCACCATCAGCTCGAGCGCATCGTGCCGGTGCGGCAGGTGACGGATCTGACCGTGTCGAGCCGCTCGCTGGAGCGGGAGCTCGCCATGGTCAAGGTGCGCGGGCGCGGCGACAACCGCAATGACGCGCTCCAGCTCGCCGAAGCCTTTCGCGCCCGGGTGATCGACGCGACGACCGAGAGCTTCATCTTCGAACTGACCGGCAAGCCGGAGAAGATCGACGAATTCATCGACCTGATGCGCCCCATCGGCCTCGTCGAGGTTTCGCGCACGGGCGTCGCCGCGATCTCGCGCGGCCCGGAGCCGATCTGA